The proteins below come from a single Parazoarcus communis genomic window:
- a CDS encoding formate/nitrite transporter family protein, whose amino-acid sequence MSTRDTLVRAYMAGAILALAAAFAVTITVQTGQPLAGAMLFPVGFCLLYLLGFDLLTGVFTLCPLALIDKRPGVTVNGVLRNWGLVFVGNFAGALTVAVMMAIIFTFGFTEAPSIVGQKIGSIGEGRTVGYAEHGAAGMLTLFIRGVLCNWMVSTGVVAAMMSTSVSGKVIGMWMPIMLFFYMGFEHSIVNMFLFPSGLMLGGNFSIYDYLVWNEIPTVVGNLVGGLAFVGLTLYSTHVRTAPKRSAV is encoded by the coding sequence ATGTCGACTCGCGACACACTGGTCCGCGCCTACATGGCCGGCGCCATTCTTGCGCTGGCCGCGGCCTTCGCGGTCACCATCACCGTGCAGACGGGACAACCGCTTGCCGGCGCCATGCTGTTCCCGGTCGGCTTCTGCCTGTTGTATCTGCTGGGCTTCGACCTGCTTACCGGCGTGTTCACGCTCTGCCCGCTCGCGCTCATCGACAAGCGCCCTGGTGTCACCGTCAATGGCGTGTTGCGCAACTGGGGCCTGGTGTTCGTCGGCAACTTCGCCGGCGCGCTGACCGTCGCGGTGATGATGGCGATCATCTTCACCTTCGGCTTCACCGAAGCACCCAGCATCGTTGGCCAGAAGATCGGCTCCATCGGTGAAGGCCGCACCGTCGGTTACGCAGAACACGGTGCGGCCGGCATGCTCACGCTGTTCATCCGCGGCGTGCTGTGCAACTGGATGGTATCGACCGGCGTTGTCGCCGCGATGATGTCGACCAGCGTGTCGGGCAAGGTCATCGGCATGTGGATGCCGATCATGCTGTTCTTCTACATGGGCTTCGAGCATTCCATCGTAAACATGTTCCTGTTCCCGTCCGGCCTGATGCTCGGCGGCAACTTCTCGATCTACGACTACCTGGTGTGGAACGAAATCCCGACCGTCGTCGGCAACCTGGTTGGCGGCCTCGCCTTCGTCGGCCTCACGCTCTACTCCACCCACGTGCGCACCGCCCCCAAGCGCAGCGCCGTCTGA